The Glycine soja cultivar W05 chromosome 6, ASM419377v2, whole genome shotgun sequence genome has a window encoding:
- the LOC114415152 gene encoding uncharacterized protein LOC114415152 — translation MATYTKSTIVKGVKSSAQDVSSKPKIDSLALKKKLNTSIKRPPDSNLKSVTTTVTKSEVKSKPVTASSASSKTITTTTTTKTKVREKKVYSLPGQKHDPPEQKEPLRIFYESLSKQMPTSEMAEFWLMEHGLLSPEKAKKAFEKKQRKQKELRTGTPVKVSKPPTKTAMSQKQQQVSKNSDIKANKRIVDESDDDDDFVLSHKRRKW, via the exons ATGGCTACATATACCAAAAGCACTATAGTGAAGGGGGTCAAGTCAAGTGCCCAAGATGTCTCTTCCAAGCCCAAGATTGATTCTTTAGCTCTCAAGAAGAAGCTGAACACCTCAATCAAACGCCCACCTGATTCTAATCTGAAGTCTGTCACCACCACTGTCACAAAATCTGAG GTTAAATCAAAACCGGTAACTGCATCATCAGCATCGTCCAAAACAATAACAACGACAACTACTACCAAAACCAAAGTGAGAGAGAAGAAAGTCTATAGTCTGCCTGGCCAGAAACATGATCCTCCAGAACAG AAAGAACCTCTGAGGATTTTTTATGAGTCATTGTCAAAACAAATGCCAACAAGTGAAATGGCGGAATTTTG GTTAATGGAACATGGGTTGCTATCTCCTGAAAAAGCTAAGAAAGCATTTGAGAAAAAGCAGAGGAAGCAAAAGGAGCTTCGAACAGGAACTCCTGTTAAGGTATCAAAGCCTCCAACTAAGACTGCAATGTCACAGAAACAACAACAGGTATCAAAGAACAGTGACATAAAAGCCAACAAAAGAATTGTCGATGAGAGTGATGATGATGACGATTTCGTTTTAAgtcataaaagaagaaaatggtaA
- the LOC114415149 gene encoding probable glycosyltransferase At5g03795, with product MDQELSSIFQLETRRLLWLIGITVAMVLAFQYLELPYGGIQRIVFSANKIPTSDSIRFQAADLPSESERFNNMTFLNQANSTGESATVNETRTSEEKDNVSGTGLISELGRESSRSLGFNETEESSTVQSTRISNESTHAGNLGLSSYNDTISHSPSRAIIPTNLAPPLSPTKVSPNITPPMSSNDHEETDFAEDEKLRPVQDDVNILRHNSPINSVAPKKTKGSQKPLPEVTTISEMNELLLQNRASFHSERPRWSSIVDQELLQARSEIENAQIVNDDVNLYAPLFRNVSRFKRSYELMERTLKVYVYREGDKAIMHSPILSGLYASEGWFMKHMEASKQFVTTDPKNAHLFYLPFSSQRLVDALWVPKSSYGNLIQYLSNYVDMIAGKHHFWNRTGGADHFLVACHDWAPAETKQHMAKCLRALCNADVKQGFVFGKDMSLPETVVRSPRNPTRSIGGNQVSKRKTLAFFAGQMHGYVRPILLQHWENKDPDMKIFGRLPKSKGNRNYIQYMKSSKYCICAKGYEVNSPRVVEAILYECVPVILSDNFVPPFFEMLNWESFAVFVLEKDIPNLKNILLSIPRKRYLQMQMMVRKVQQHFLWHNKSPVKYDIFHMILHSIWYNRVFTATAA from the exons ATGGATCAAGAGTTGTCTTCCATATTTCAGCTGGAAACAAGGAGATTGTTATGGCTTATCGGCATTACGGTTGCTATGGTTTTAGCATTCCAATATTTGGAACTTCCTTATGGTGGCATTCAACGCATTGTATTCTCTGCCAACAAGATACCAACATCTGATAGCATTAGATTTCAAGCTGCAGATCTACCATCTGAGTCTGAAAGGTTTAACAATATGACATTTTTGAATCAAGCTAATTCTACTGGTGAAAGTGCCACTGTTAATGAAACTAGGACTTCTGAGGAAAAAGACAATGTTTCAGGAACTGGTTTAATCTCAGAACTAGGAAGGGAATCAAGCAGATCTTTAGGATTTAATGAAACTGAGGAAAGTTCCACTGTGCAAAGTACTAGGATATCAAATGAATCAACGCATGCAGGAAATCTAGGACTGAGCAGTTACAACGATACCATTTCTCATTCCCCTTCTCGTGCAATAATACCAACTAATTTAGCTCCACCTCTAAGTCCAACAAAAGTGAGTCCAAATATTACTCCTCCAATGTCATCAAATGATCATGAGGAAACTGATTTTGCAGAGGATGAGAAGTTAAGACCAGTACAAGATGATGTCAATATACTACGACATAATTCGCCTATCAACAGTGTAGCACCTAAGAAGACTAAAGGTTCTCAAAAACCACTTCCAGAAGTAACAACAATCTCTGAAATGAATGAGTTACTGCTTCAGAACCGTGCCTCATTTCATTCTGAG AGGCCAAGGTGGTCTTCGATTGTTGATCAAGAGCTACTGCAGGCCAGATCAGAGATCGAAAATGCACAAATTGTAAATGATGATGTAAATCTTTATGCTCCCCTATTTCGAAACGTTTCCAGGTTCAAGAG GAGCTATGAATTAATGGAAAGAACTCTTAAAGTGTATGTGTATAGAGAAGGAGATAAGGCCATAATGCATTCACCGATACTTTCCGGACTTTATGCTTCCGAGGGGTGGTTCATGAAGCACATGGAAGCTAGTAAACAATTTGTCACTACAGACCCAAAGAATGCCCACCTATTTTACTTGCCTTTCAGTTCTCAGAGGCTAGTGGATGCTTTGTGGGTACCGAAATCAAGTTATGGGAACCTGATTCAGTATCTCAGTAATTATGTAGACATGATTGCCGGGAAACATCATTTCTGGAACAGAACAGGAGGTGCCGATCATTTTCTTGTTGCTTGCCATGACTGG GCACCTGCAGAAACAAAGCAACACATGGCTAAGTGCTTAAGAGCCCTATGCAATGCTGATGTCAAACAAGGCTTTGTCTTCGGGAAGGACATGTCTCTTCCTGAAACTGTTGTCCGTAGTCCTCGGAATCCGACAAGGAGCATTGGCGgaaatcaagtttcaaagaggaaaactctggCGTTTTTTGCAGGGCAAATGCATGGTTATGTTAGGCCAATTTTGTTGCAGCACTGGGAAAATAAAGACCCTGACATGAAAATCTTTGGGAGACTGCCAAAGTCTAAGGGCAACAGGAACTACATCCAGTACATGAAGAGCAGCAAGTACTGTATTTGCGCAAAGGGCTATGAAGTCAATAGTCCAAGAGTTGTGGAGGCCATCTTATATGAATGTGTCCCAGTTATTTTATCGGATAACTTTGTGCCTCCATTTTTTGAGATGTTGAATTGGGAATCCTTTGCTGTTTTTGTCTTGGAGAAGGATATTCCAAATCTGAAGAATATACTCCTTTCCATCCCTCGAAAGAGGTATCTTCAAATGCAGATGATGGTGAGAAAGGTGCAGCAGCATTTCCTTTGGCACAACAAGAGCCCTGTCAAGTATGATATATTCCACATGATACTTCATTCTATTTGGTACAACAGAGTCTTCACAGCAACAGCTGCATAG
- the LOC114415148 gene encoding probable glycosyltransferase At5g20260: MGQELWSIFQLERKRLFWLIGITVAIILAFQYLELPYGGVQPIVFSAENTPTSDSIRFQAADLPSESETFNNMTFFNKANSTDENAFEIANETRTSEEKGTVSNTGLITEPGRESSRSLGFDETNESSTVESIEISNNGSATEQTGKFGLSIYNNTISSSPSHAIIPTNLAPPLSPTEVSPNITSPMSSNDYDETDFAEEERFKPSKDEFNIVGNNSSINSVPKETKGSQIPLPEVTTISEMNELLLQNRASYRSMRPRWSSAVDQELLQARLEIENAPIVNNVENLYAPLFRNISRFKRSYELMEKTLKVYVYREGDKPIMHSPYLLGIYASEGWFMRLMEASKQFVTKDPKKAHLFYLPFSSRMLEETLYVPNSHSSRNLIQYLKNYVDMIAGKHRFWNRTGGADHFLVACHDWAPTETRQHMARCLRALCNADVKEGFVLGKDISLPETYVRNAQKPTRNIGGNRVSKRKTLAFFAGGMHGYVRPILLQHWENKDPAMKIFGILPKSKGNRNYIQYMKSSKYCICAKGYEVNSPRVVEAILYECVPVILSDNFVPPFFEMLNWESFAVFVLEKDIPNLKNILLSIPQKRYLQMQMMVRKVQQHFLWHRSPVKYDIFHMVLHSIWYNRVFTARAR; this comes from the exons ATGGGTCAAGAATTGTGGTCAATATTTCAGCTGGAAAGAAAGAGATTGTTTTGGCTAATCGGCATTACAGTTGCAATCATATTAGCATTCCAATATTTGGAACTTCCTTATGGTGGCGTTCAACCCATTGTATTCTCTGCCGAAAACACACCAACATCGGATAGCATTAGATTCCAAGCTGCAGATCTACCATCTGAGTCTGAAACGTTCAACAACatgacattttttaacaaaGCAAATTCTACTGATGAAAATGCCTTTGAGATTGCTAATGAAACTAGGACTTCTGAGGAAAAGGGTACTGTTTCAAACACTGGTTTAATCACAGAACCGGGAAGGGAATCAAGCAGATCTTTAGGATTTGATGAAACTAATGAAAGTTCCACTGTGGAAAGTATTGAGATATCAAATAATGGTTCTGCAACTGAGCAGACAGGAAAGTTTGGACTGAGCATTTACAACAATACTATTTCTAGTTCCCCTTCTCATGCAATAATACCAACTAATTTAGCTCCACCTCTAAGTCCAACAGAAGTTAGCCCAAATATTACATCTCCAatgtcatcaaatgattatgatgaaacTGATTTCGCCGAGGAAGAGCGGTTCAAGCCATCAAAAGATGAATTCAATATAGTAGGCAATAATTCTTCTATCAACAGTGTGCCTAAGGAGACTAAAGGTTCTCAAATACCACTTCCAGAAGTAACAACAATTTCTGAAATGAATGAGTTATTACTTCAAAACCGTGCCTCATATCGTTCTATG AGGCCTAGGTGGTCTTCGGCTGTTGATCAAGAGCTACTGCAGGCCAGATTAGAGATTGAAAATGCACCAATCGTAAATAATGTTGAAAATCTTTATGCTCCCCTTTTTCGAAACATTTCGAGGTTCAAGAG GAGCTATGAATTAATGGAAAAAACTCTTAAAGTGTATGTGTATAGAGAAGGAGACAAGCCCATAATGCATTCACCATATCTTTTGGGAATTTATGCTTCAGAGGGATGGTTCATGAGGCTGATGGAAGCTAGTAAGCAATTTGTGACTAAGGACCCAAAGAAGGCCCACCTATTTTACCTACCTTTCAGTTCTCGGATGCTAGAGGAAACTTTGTACGTACCCAATTCCCATAGTTCTAGGAACCTGATTCAGTATCTGAAAAATTATGTAGACATGATTGCCGGGAAACATCGTTTCTGGAACAGAACAGGAGGTGCTGATCATTTTCTTGTTGCTTGCCATGACTGG GCCCCTACAGAAACAAGGCAACACATGGCTAGGTGCTTAAGAGCCCTATGCAATGCTGATGTGAAAGAAGGCTTTGTCTTGGGGAAGGACATTTCTCTTCCTGAAACTTATGTCCGCAATGCTCAGAAACCCACAAGAAACATTGGCGGAAACCGGGtttcaaagaggaaaactctggCATTTTTTGCAGGGGGAATGCATGGCTATGTTAGGCCAATCCTATTGCAGCACTGGGAAAATAAAGACCCTGCCATGAAAATCTTCGGGATACTGCCAAAGTCTAAGGGCAACAGGAACTACATCCAGTACATGAAGAGCAGCAAGTACTGTATTTGCGCAAAGGGCTATGAAGTCAATAGTCCAAGAGTTGTGGAGGCCATCTTATATGAATGTGTCCCAGTTATTTTATCAGATAACTTTGTGCCTCCATTTTTTGAGATGTTGAATTGGGAATCCTTTGCTGTTTTTGTCTTGGAGAAGGATATTCCAAATCTGAAGAATATACTCCTTTCCATACCTCAAAAGAGGTATCTTCAAATGCAGATGATGGTGAGAAAGGTGCAGCAGCATTTCCTTTGGCATAGGAGCCCTGTCAAGTATGATATATTCCACATGGTACTTCATTCCATTTGGTACAACAGAGTCTTCACCGCAAGAGCTAGATAG